One part of the Solanum dulcamara chromosome 8, daSolDulc1.2, whole genome shotgun sequence genome encodes these proteins:
- the LOC129899908 gene encoding uncharacterized protein LOC129899908, translating to MSIKVIIEGIILNIISAYAPQAVLSEEHKRRFWEDLDELVGGIPSTEKIFMGGDFNGHIGSILGGYDDVHGGFSFEDRNGGGVSLLDFVRDFGMVIPNSRFPVTPHPF from the coding sequence atgtcgataaAGGTGATTATTGAAGGGATCatattgaacattattagtgcttatgctcCACAAGCTGTCTTGAGCGAGGAGCATaaaaggcgcttttgggaggatttggacgagttagtgggtgGCATACCATCTACTGAGAAGATTTtcatgggaggggatttcaatgggcacattgggTCTATTTTGGGAGgttatgatgatgtgcatggaggttTTAGCTTCgaggacagaaatggaggaggagtttcacttttggattttgtAAGAGATTTTGGGATGGTGATACCCAATTCGAGATtccctgttacaccccaccctttttaa